The genomic segment CGAAGATCGATGAGTTTAAACGACAGCAAGTCACCATGGTGCTTGTTTCGCACGCAATGGATCATGTGCAAAGACTTTGTGATCGAGTCATTTGGTTAGAGAACGGGCGAATAGTGGGCGAGGGGGCACCTAGCCTGATTGTGGCTGAGTATGAAAAGTCGGCGCAGTTGAGGCATGTTGAGATTCGCCCCTCTGCTGCCTGAGTGGTATCTCGCCGGCGACGACGAGGGCATGTTCACAAGAGCGGTAGAACCGCCTGTCCCTATGTGGCACGAAGGGACATAACTCAAGCAATTGCAAAGCCGACGATAGAGGGAAAATGGCTTCAATACCGCGTATCGATCAAAACAAGGTTGCCGACGTTTCTGAAGATCGCCTCTCCCACCCATACACCTGCGAGTACTACAAGTCCAGTCTTGGGCCTGTCCCGTATAGCCGCTATGAAGGGAAATGGCTGCAATTTTTTGGTTTGGTTGCGGATCATATCGTTAAGCAAATTAGACCTCGGAAAGTCTTGGACGCCGGGTGCGCGAAAGGGTTTCTGGTTGAGGCACTTCGAGATCGAGGGGTCGAGGCGTACGGAATTGATCTATCCGAGTACGCGATTAGTGAAGTGCGACGGGATATCAGACCCTATTGCCGAGTGGCTTCGTTAGTTGATCCGATTCATGAGCGGTTTGACCTTATCGTGTGCATTGAAGTCCTCGAACATATTCCAGAAGAGATCGCTCCGCGAGTCATTGCGAACCTCTGTCGAAGCACAGACGATATCCTGTTCTCCTCGACTCCCGACGACTTTGCCGAACCCACGCATGTGAATGTGCGGCCGCGATCCTATTGGAATGCCCTATTTTCAGAGCAAGGGTTCGATTTAGACGTTGAGTTCGATGCGTCGCGTATCGCCCCGCATGCGATGCGATTTGTCAAAAGACCCGTGCGCTGTTGCGTGATCGATGCGTTGCTGAAACAACGCGAGCAATTACGGCACACATTCGAGCGCACCGATGAAGAGCAGCGGAAATTGATTCAGGAGTTGGAACGCCGTTTGGAAAAAATCGAACAATCGGTCGGCTGGAAGGCAGTTGTTCTTTTGAAACGGCTTCGTGAGAGAGTGTGCCCTCTTCATAGCGGGAGGCAATCGGTCTATTTGGCGCTGCGATCGACCCTCCTCACACTCATGAACGGGGAGTGGCGTTCCCTTCTGAATGGTTCGCCTCGAGCCGGTCAGTCCTCAACCATCGAGTCTAATGCGGCAGCCGCAAAACCGACGCCAATTCCAATCTCGCCAGAATCCGTCTTGGCCCACTCGCTACTTGATGGATTGAAAGGTCTCGAGATTGGGCCGGCGACTCACAATCCGTTCGGACTGAATACTCGGAATGTTGAATTGCCTGCGGCGCATGAATTCTATGCTGAGGAACAGCGGCGCCTTTCCGGTCTCGAACCACCACGGGTCGATCTGTGGGC from the Nitrospira sp. genome contains:
- a CDS encoding methyltransferase domain-containing protein, whose translation is MASIPRIDQNKVADVSEDRLSHPYTCEYYKSSLGPVPYSRYEGKWLQFFGLVADHIVKQIRPRKVLDAGCAKGFLVEALRDRGVEAYGIDLSEYAISEVRRDIRPYCRVASLVDPIHERFDLIVCIEVLEHIPEEIAPRVIANLCRSTDDILFSSTPDDFAEPTHVNVRPRSYWNALFSEQGFDLDVEFDASRIAPHAMRFVKRPVRCCVIDALLKQREQLRHTFERTDEEQRKLIQELERRLEKIEQSVGWKAVVLLKRLRERVCPLHSGRQSVYLALRSTLLTLMNGEWRSLLNGSPRAGQSSTIESNAAAAKPTPIPISPESVLAHSLLDGLKGLEIGPATHNPFGLNTRNVELPAAHEFYAEEQRRLSGLEPPRVDLWAAADNIPVPNQSEGFILTSHILEHLPNVVGALMEWDRIVIDGGYVFMIVPHKWAFAPDASRELTSFEHFIDDYVQKASLESHPLEGVPGGKMGHYHTFTPDSVLQVVEWMCRNKLCDWTLVAREDIDTKVGNGFTLAFMVRHQDRVGFRDGEALS